One genomic window of Salvia miltiorrhiza cultivar Shanhuang (shh) chromosome 4, IMPLAD_Smil_shh, whole genome shotgun sequence includes the following:
- the LOC131021805 gene encoding protein SOSEKI 2, translating to MEVGRRIRREMSPERAKMCGPTRVIKPTFKKVQVVYYLSTNGHLHHPHYIEVSHLAHQHLRLKDVLDRLKVLRGKGMPSLYSWSCKRSFKNGYVWNDLGHNDVIYPSEGGEYVLKGSELLVDCTEKLQQLQFGNVQQFQHQESNLYPSKRGISAAASKQQMEEQEMMNVDEEEYEEKATCSRGVSTDEIEQDSKHKHKNSPHTELNMDTNSLSSPPSTTSSTPSDNPNNEGSKRFEDVGNEPMLSRNSMLFNLIACGGSASFRKAAAPPPPPPCTAGRKSCSLHKGVVCKAAKMATEEERLMISYMSENPRFGNSQAEDKEYFSGSIVDSITNDSAANQPVLNKSSSYNQDRCAKAGLGGEEAEEQVKKEKGLLRGKCIPRKKKSSSKHPKN from the exons ATGGAGGTAGGGAGGAGAATTCGGAGAGAAATGAGTCCGGAGAGGGCTAAAATGTGTGGTCCAACAAGAGTGATAAAGCCCACTTTCAAGAAAGTTCAAGTTGTTTACTATCTCTCTACAAACGGCCATCTTCACCACCCACATTATATCGAAGTTTCTCATCTTGCTCACCAACACCTTCGGTTGAAAG ATGTTTTGGACCGCCTCAAAGTCCTGAGAGGTAAAGGCATGCCTTCCCTTTACTCCTGGTCCTGCAAGAG GAGCTTCAAGAATGGGTATGTGTGGAATGATTTAGGACATAATGATGTCATTTATCCATCAGAAGGAGGTGAATATGTACTCAAAGGATCTGAATTACTTGTCGACTGCACCG AGAAGCTGCAGCAGCTACAATTCGGCAAtgtccaacaattccaacaccAGGAATCCAATTTATACCCTTCGAAACGCGGAATCTCAGCGGCAGCGTCGAAGCAGCAGATGGAGGAGCAAGAAATGATGAACGTCGACGAAGAGGAATACGAGGAGAAGGCGACGTGTTCGAGAGGCGTCTCCACGGACGAGATCGAACAAGATAGCAAACACAAGCACAAGAACAGCCCCCACACGGAGCTGAACATGGACACCAACTCCCTCTCGTCGCCGCCGTCCACGACCTCCTCCACGCCCTCCGACAACCCCAACAACGAGGGCTCGAAGAGGTTCGAGGACGTCGGGAACGAGCCCATGCTCAGCAGAAACTCCATGCTCTTCAACCTCATCGCCTGCGGGGGCTCGGCCTCCTTCAGAAAGGCCGCCGCtcccccgccgccgccgccgtgcaCGGCTGGCAGAAAGAGCTGCAGCCTGCATAAGGGGGTGGTGTGCAAGGCGGCCAAGATGGCCACGGAGGAGGAGCGCCTCATGATCAGCTACATGTCGGAGAATCCCAGGTTCGGCAACTCACAGGCGGAGGACAAGGAGTACTTCAGTGGCAGCATTGTCGACTCTATTACAAATGATTCTGCTGCTAATCAACCTGTGCTCAACAAATCATCTTCCTACAATCAAGACAG GTGCGCCAAGGCAGGGCTGGGAGGAGAAGAAGCAGAGGAACAAGTGAAGAAGGAGAAGGGACTGCTGAGGgggaaatgcattccaagaaaaAAGAAGTCATCTTCCAAACACCCCAAAAATTGA